A single genomic interval of Syntrophaceae bacterium harbors:
- a CDS encoding type 1 glutamine amidotransferase, whose product MRAQQRSLRIHYLQHVPFEGPGSIESWAMVRGHSLTSTRLFAGQLLPPVEQFDWLVILGGPMNVYEDDRYPWLIREKRCIAEALHGGKTVIGICLGAQLMACVLGARVTANRCREIGWHPVEKTARASELPLARFLPERFAAFHWHGDTFEIPRGAVHLARSRACENQAFAFGDRAVALQFHLESTRESVEQLVQNCREDLTEGPFIQGAEEMLADLNLFRMINAWMADFLDGLAST is encoded by the coding sequence ATGCGTGCGCAGCAACGATCCCTTCGCATTCATTACCTCCAACACGTCCCCTTCGAGGGGCCGGGCTCCATCGAGTCCTGGGCCATGGTCCGGGGCCACAGCCTCACGTCCACCCGTTTGTTTGCCGGCCAGCTCCTGCCGCCGGTCGAGCAGTTCGACTGGCTTGTGATCCTCGGCGGGCCCATGAACGTCTACGAGGACGACCGGTACCCCTGGCTCATCCGGGAGAAGCGGTGCATCGCCGAGGCGCTCCACGGCGGGAAAACCGTCATCGGGATCTGCCTCGGGGCCCAGCTGATGGCCTGTGTTTTGGGTGCCCGGGTGACGGCGAACCGGTGCCGCGAGATCGGCTGGCACCCCGTGGAGAAGACGGCACGGGCCTCCGAATTGCCGCTCGCGCGCTTCCTGCCCGAGCGGTTCGCCGCGTTCCACTGGCACGGCGACACCTTCGAGATCCCGCGCGGTGCCGTCCACCTGGCCCGGAGCCGGGCCTGCGAGAACCAGGCGTTTGCCTTCGGTGACCGGGCCGTGGCCCTGCAGTTCCACCTCGAGTCCACCCGGGAGAGCGTCGAGCAGCTCGTGCAGAACTGCCGCGAGGATCTCACCGAGGGGCCCTTCATCCAGGGCGCCGAGGAGATGCTTGCCGATTTGAATCTGTTCAGGATGATCAATGCGTGGATGGCGGACTTCCTGGACGGTCTCGCTTCGACTTGA
- a CDS encoding YbaK/EbsC family protein — protein MPVQRLKDFLDDHGVKYTVISHSPAFTAQEIAESAHVPGKGLAKTVMVKIDGRMAMAVLPATCRVDLDLLREAAGAGTVQLAAEDEFKYRFSGCAVGAMPPFGNLFGMEVFVAEPLREAEDIAFNAGTHSELIRLKYRDFERLVRPKVARISRR, from the coding sequence ATGCCCGTTCAGCGTCTGAAGGATTTCCTCGACGACCATGGGGTGAAGTACACGGTCATCAGCCACTCGCCGGCCTTCACGGCCCAGGAGATCGCCGAGTCGGCCCACGTCCCCGGCAAGGGGCTCGCGAAAACCGTCATGGTCAAGATCGACGGCAGAATGGCCATGGCGGTGCTGCCCGCGACCTGCCGCGTCGATCTCGACCTTCTCCGGGAGGCGGCGGGGGCGGGAACCGTGCAGCTTGCCGCCGAGGACGAATTCAAATACCGGTTTTCCGGATGCGCGGTGGGCGCCATGCCGCCCTTCGGGAACCTGTTCGGCATGGAGGTCTTCGTCGCCGAACCCCTCCGCGAGGCGGAGGACATCGCCTTCAACGCGGGCACGCACTCGGAGCTGATCCGTCTGAAATACCGGGACTTCGAGAGGCTGGTGAGGCCGAAGGTCGCGAGGATATCCCGGCGCTGA
- the glgP gene encoding alpha-glucan family phosphorylase — protein MSTERKDCLFEVSWEVCNQVGEVYAAVRSKIPATVGAFGDRYVLLGPDLKNNPEFEETEEDYWLSIRENTAIKDIPCRFGRWKVPGEPRVILVNFTKKYNKDQLLFQLWEDYGVDSISGGWDYVERVMFGYACGEVVETLHNLKVKPKGLRTVALFHDWVCGAGLLAVKKKVPEAGTVLTLHSTVLGRTLAASGMDIYAEMEHISPQREAAAHNCAAQYSLEAACAREADCLTAVSDITGLEAKNFLGRSPDVVTPNGIDAASIPDLAESRGAALRARERILAAAARFLRRPLPADTKILMTSGRYEFHNKGVDVFLQALGRLDREMAGNRSVLALLCLVGGHMDLVPSLQAGAAKPDGGPVPIATHRLSYEASDPILETCSRLGLKNGPQNRVSVIFNPAYLDGHDGLFDMTYSDLLSGCDLGVFPAYYEPWGYSPHECAAHAVPAVTVDQGGFGPWVLATAGESRGVRVLRRRGLDTASIVEGLYGILNEFVGLTDEELLQQRREARRIALRAGWETFFPEYLRAFERALAGAQARAARIGETRGEMRHVFSSSGSSQPHFRTFTAVVNLPPKIVRLRELAYNLWWSWNPEALDLFSLLDPKLWEQMGNNPVRMLETVSPERLSEAADNESYTNLYARILQRFDDYMGERGLTKAAAGLNNIKWSAPVAYFSTEYGIHESLPIYSGGLGVLSGDTLKTASDLNIPMVGVGLLYKCGYFKQSIDKDGIQQAEYVESDFSNMPVQIVQDDRGNEVQIAVELPGRTLYACIWEVKVGRISLYLLDTDVTRNTAQDRKITDRLYTADQRTRIEQEILLGMGGVRLLEKLGIRPRVWHINEGHSAFMLLERISKLMTEEGLSFDEAEEVVRGSTVFTTHTPVEAGNERFSKDLMEYYFSGFVKRAGITWSQFSNLGRKEIGEDRPFFMTNLALKLSHRSNAVSRLHGAVARRMWRDVWKGFHDSDIPIQYVTNGVHMLSWVAPRMKEVLDTYLGLDWDRSIGDPKRWKRVHNIPDSVFWRVRYELKQNLVNYLREHISRHWVAYGYSKTWREEVLGRMNPAALWIGFARRFAPYKRADLLLSDLERLERILSSETRPVHVVYAGKAHPNDQMGKDLVRKVIEMTRDERFRGKIFFIEDYGIESARYLVQGVDVWLNTPRRPLEASGTSGMKVAINGAINLSVCDGWWAEGYDGTNGWVIGPVVRDLTEEVPVSDEADAAALFALLEESTVPLFYDRDPSGIPQKWIHMAKRSMETLVPQFNTERMLLEYYAKMYIPAAEREMDLVKDGFRLAKDVADWKRKVPMRFSSTRLLEVSVEGITGDCVFVGNPFVVSVRVDPGKLEPEEVLAELVIGRRDGQEFIGEPDCVPLTLMGKDASGILTFTGVYIVKENGPHLYGVRVLPWNRNLAGKQDTGLVLWG, from the coding sequence ATGAGTACCGAGAGAAAAGACTGCCTGTTCGAGGTGAGCTGGGAGGTCTGCAACCAGGTGGGGGAGGTCTATGCCGCCGTGCGAAGCAAGATCCCCGCAACGGTGGGCGCCTTCGGGGACCGTTACGTCCTGCTGGGGCCTGACCTGAAGAACAACCCGGAGTTCGAGGAGACCGAGGAGGACTACTGGCTCTCCATCCGGGAGAACACGGCCATCAAGGACATCCCCTGCCGCTTCGGCCGCTGGAAGGTGCCGGGCGAGCCGCGGGTCATCCTGGTGAACTTCACGAAGAAGTACAACAAGGACCAGCTGCTCTTCCAGCTCTGGGAGGATTACGGCGTCGACTCCATCTCCGGCGGCTGGGACTACGTCGAGCGGGTCATGTTCGGCTATGCCTGCGGGGAGGTCGTCGAGACGCTCCACAACCTCAAGGTGAAGCCGAAGGGGCTGCGGACCGTCGCCCTGTTCCACGACTGGGTGTGCGGGGCGGGCCTGCTGGCCGTGAAGAAAAAGGTCCCCGAGGCCGGGACGGTGCTCACGCTGCACTCCACCGTCCTGGGGCGGACGCTGGCCGCCTCGGGCATGGACATCTACGCCGAGATGGAGCACATCTCGCCCCAGCGCGAGGCCGCCGCCCACAACTGTGCCGCCCAATACTCCCTGGAGGCCGCCTGCGCCCGCGAGGCCGACTGCCTCACGGCGGTGAGCGACATCACGGGGCTCGAGGCGAAGAACTTCCTGGGCCGCTCCCCCGACGTGGTGACACCCAACGGCATCGATGCGGCGAGCATCCCCGACCTGGCCGAGTCGCGCGGTGCGGCGCTCAGGGCCCGCGAACGCATCCTCGCCGCCGCCGCGAGGTTCCTGCGAAGGCCGCTGCCCGCCGACACGAAGATCCTGATGACCTCCGGGCGCTACGAGTTCCACAACAAGGGTGTGGACGTCTTCCTGCAGGCGCTGGGGCGGCTGGACCGGGAGATGGCCGGAAACCGCAGCGTCCTTGCGCTGTTGTGCCTCGTGGGGGGCCACATGGACCTCGTGCCGTCCCTCCAGGCGGGTGCCGCCAAGCCCGACGGCGGGCCCGTCCCGATCGCGACGCACCGCCTCAGCTACGAGGCCTCGGACCCGATCCTCGAGACCTGCAGCCGCCTGGGCCTGAAGAACGGCCCCCAGAACCGGGTCAGCGTCATCTTCAACCCCGCCTACCTGGACGGCCACGACGGCCTGTTCGACATGACCTACTCCGACCTCCTCTCGGGCTGCGACCTGGGGGTGTTCCCGGCCTACTACGAGCCCTGGGGCTACTCGCCCCACGAGTGCGCCGCCCACGCCGTTCCCGCCGTCACCGTGGACCAGGGGGGCTTCGGCCCCTGGGTGCTCGCCACGGCGGGCGAGAGCCGGGGCGTCCGGGTTCTCAGGCGGCGGGGCCTCGACACGGCGTCCATCGTCGAAGGCCTCTACGGCATCCTCAACGAATTCGTCGGCCTCACCGACGAAGAACTCCTGCAGCAGCGGCGCGAGGCCCGCCGGATCGCCCTCAGGGCCGGCTGGGAGACCTTCTTCCCCGAGTACCTGCGGGCCTTCGAGAGGGCGCTGGCCGGTGCCCAGGCGCGCGCCGCGCGGATCGGCGAGACGCGCGGGGAGATGCGCCACGTCTTTTCCAGTTCGGGCTCGAGCCAGCCGCATTTCCGCACCTTCACGGCCGTCGTCAACCTGCCCCCGAAGATCGTGCGCCTCCGGGAGCTGGCCTACAACCTCTGGTGGTCCTGGAACCCCGAGGCCCTGGATCTCTTCTCGCTTCTCGACCCCAAGCTCTGGGAGCAGATGGGCAACAACCCCGTGCGCATGCTCGAGACGGTGAGCCCCGAGCGTCTCTCCGAGGCGGCCGACAACGAGAGCTATACGAACCTCTACGCCCGCATCCTGCAGCGCTTCGACGACTACATGGGTGAGCGGGGGCTGACCAAGGCCGCGGCGGGCCTCAACAACATCAAGTGGTCGGCGCCGGTGGCCTACTTTTCCACGGAGTACGGCATCCACGAGAGCCTGCCCATCTACTCCGGCGGGCTCGGCGTGCTCTCCGGCGACACGCTCAAGACGGCGAGCGACCTCAACATCCCCATGGTGGGCGTGGGGCTTCTCTACAAGTGCGGCTACTTCAAGCAGTCCATCGACAAGGACGGCATCCAGCAGGCCGAGTACGTGGAGAGCGACTTCTCCAACATGCCCGTCCAGATCGTCCAGGACGACCGCGGCAACGAGGTGCAGATCGCGGTCGAACTGCCCGGGCGCACGCTGTACGCCTGCATCTGGGAGGTGAAGGTGGGGCGGATCTCGCTCTACCTGCTCGACACCGACGTGACCCGCAACACCGCCCAGGACCGCAAGATCACCGACCGGCTCTACACGGCCGACCAGCGCACCCGCATCGAGCAGGAGATCCTGCTCGGCATGGGGGGCGTGCGGCTGCTCGAGAAACTCGGCATCCGGCCCCGGGTCTGGCACATCAACGAGGGGCACTCGGCCTTCATGCTCCTGGAGCGGATCAGCAAGCTCATGACCGAGGAGGGCCTCTCCTTCGACGAGGCCGAGGAGGTCGTCCGCGGCAGCACCGTCTTCACGACCCACACCCCCGTCGAGGCGGGCAACGAGCGCTTCAGCAAGGACCTCATGGAGTACTACTTCTCGGGGTTCGTCAAGCGCGCGGGGATCACCTGGTCGCAGTTCTCGAACCTCGGGCGCAAGGAGATCGGCGAGGACAGGCCCTTCTTCATGACGAACCTGGCGCTGAAGCTCTCCCACCGCAGCAATGCCGTCAGCCGTCTCCACGGGGCGGTGGCGCGGCGCATGTGGCGCGACGTCTGGAAGGGCTTCCACGACTCCGACATCCCCATCCAGTACGTCACCAACGGCGTCCACATGCTGTCCTGGGTGGCGCCGCGGATGAAGGAGGTCCTGGACACCTACCTGGGCCTCGACTGGGACCGCAGCATCGGCGACCCCAAGCGCTGGAAGCGGGTCCACAACATCCCCGATTCCGTCTTCTGGCGCGTGCGCTACGAGCTCAAGCAGAACCTGGTCAACTACCTGCGTGAGCACATCTCGCGCCACTGGGTGGCCTACGGGTACTCGAAGACCTGGCGCGAGGAGGTGCTGGGGCGGATGAACCCGGCGGCCCTGTGGATCGGCTTCGCGCGGCGGTTTGCGCCCTACAAGAGGGCCGACCTGCTGCTCTCGGACCTCGAGCGCCTCGAGCGGATCCTCTCCAGCGAGACGCGGCCCGTCCACGTCGTCTACGCCGGCAAGGCCCACCCCAACGACCAGATGGGGAAGGACCTGGTCCGCAAGGTCATCGAGATGACGCGCGACGAGCGGTTCCGGGGCAAGATCTTCTTCATCGAGGACTACGGCATCGAGTCGGCGCGCTACCTCGTCCAGGGCGTCGACGTGTGGCTCAACACCCCCCGCCGCCCCCTGGAGGCGAGCGGCACGAGCGGCATGAAGGTGGCCATCAACGGGGCGATCAACCTCAGCGTCTGCGACGGATGGTGGGCCGAGGGCTACGACGGTACCAACGGCTGGGTGATCGGGCCCGTCGTGCGGGACCTGACGGAGGAGGTCCCCGTCTCCGACGAGGCCGACGCCGCCGCGCTGTTCGCCCTGCTGGAGGAATCGACGGTGCCGCTCTTCTACGACCGGGACCCGTCGGGGATCCCCCAGAAGTGGATCCACATGGCCAAACGGTCCATGGAGACGCTCGTGCCCCAGTTCAACACGGAGCGGATGCTCCTGGAGTACTACGCCAAGATGTACATCCCCGCGGCCGAGCGGGAGATGGATCTCGTGAAGGACGGGTTCCGCCTCGCGAAGGACGTGGCCGACTGGAAGCGCAAGGTCCCCATGCGGTTCTCCTCCACGCGCCTGCTCGAGGTGAGCGTCGAGGGGATCACGGGCGACTGCGTCTTCGTGGGCAACCCCTTCGTCGTGAGTGTCCGGGTGGACCCGGGGAAGCTGGAGCCCGAGGAGGTTCTTGCCGAGCTGGTCATCGGGAGGCGCGACGGCCAGGAGTTCATCGGCGAGCCCGACTGCGTGCCGCTGACGCTGATGGGCAAGGACGCCTCGGGGATCCTCACCTTCACGGGCGTCTACATCGTGAAGGAAAACGGCCCCCACCTCTACGGCGTGCGCGTGCTTCCCTGGAACCGCAACCTGGCCGGAAAGCAGGATACGGGGCTGGTGCTGTGGGGATGA
- a CDS encoding radical SAM protein: protein MVCRLCREREAAQAIGVCADCLRAARAVLDPGGLHGPVRARFGLPASPPATPGGVACGLCANDCRLGPGQKGYCGLHLERNGRLAHAVQPGSALAHMYFDPLPTNCCASWFCRGSGERGTNLAVFFYGCNLDCLFCQNASHKELDGAPVIDVEAMVQAALEPHVRCVCFFGGSPEPQLPFALEVSRRVIERSGNTKHICWEWNGCGSPKLVERAAELSLRSGGVVKFDLKAARPEIARALCGVDTSRSFENFSRIAATFRESGLLTATTLLVPHYVDALEVEAVARFIAGLDAGIPYSLLIFHPDFQMRDLPVTPRGQIDACVEAARRYLRRVNLGNTHLLRFAR from the coding sequence GTGGTCTGCAGGCTCTGCCGTGAAAGGGAGGCGGCGCAAGCGATCGGCGTCTGTGCCGACTGCCTGCGGGCGGCCAGGGCCGTCCTTGACCCCGGGGGGCTTCACGGCCCGGTCCGGGCGCGCTTCGGTCTCCCCGCGAGCCCGCCCGCAACCCCGGGCGGCGTTGCCTGCGGCCTCTGCGCCAACGACTGCCGGCTGGGACCGGGGCAGAAGGGCTACTGCGGCCTGCATCTCGAGCGAAACGGCCGGCTGGCCCATGCGGTGCAGCCGGGGAGCGCCCTGGCCCACATGTATTTCGACCCGCTCCCGACGAACTGCTGCGCCTCCTGGTTCTGCCGCGGCAGCGGCGAGCGGGGCACCAACCTGGCCGTGTTTTTCTACGGGTGCAACCTCGACTGCCTGTTCTGCCAGAATGCCTCCCACAAGGAACTCGACGGGGCCCCCGTGATCGATGTCGAGGCGATGGTGCAGGCCGCGCTCGAGCCCCACGTGCGGTGCGTCTGCTTCTTCGGGGGCTCTCCCGAACCGCAGCTCCCCTTTGCGCTGGAGGTGTCGCGGAGGGTCATCGAGCGCAGCGGCAACACGAAGCACATCTGCTGGGAGTGGAACGGCTGCGGGAGCCCGAAGCTCGTCGAGCGCGCGGCGGAGCTTTCCCTGAGGAGCGGGGGGGTCGTGAAGTTCGATCTCAAGGCAGCCCGCCCCGAAATCGCGCGCGCCCTCTGCGGGGTGGACACGTCCCGGTCCTTCGAGAACTTTTCCCGCATTGCGGCGACGTTTCGCGAGAGCGGCCTCCTCACGGCGACAACCCTCCTGGTGCCCCATTACGTCGATGCGTTGGAGGTCGAGGCTGTTGCCCGGTTCATCGCCGGCCTCGACGCCGGGATCCCTTACTCCCTCCTCATCTTTCACCCCGACTTCCAGATGCGGGATCTGCCCGTCACGCCCCGCGGCCAGATCGACGCCTGCGTGGAGGCCGCCCGCAGGTACCTGCGGCGGGTCAACCTGGGGAATACCCACCTGCTGCGCTTCGCCCGGTAG
- a CDS encoding DUF2905 domain-containing protein, giving the protein MGGFFDFGKTLIIIGLVIAIVGVLIVMGGKIPWIGRLPGDITIKGEKFTFYFPLATSILISVVLTLIFWFIGRK; this is encoded by the coding sequence ATGGGCGGCTTCTTCGATTTCGGCAAGACCCTGATCATCATCGGCCTCGTCATCGCGATCGTCGGCGTCCTGATCGTCATGGGCGGGAAAATCCCCTGGATCGGGCGCCTGCCCGGCGACATCACGATCAAGGGGGAGAAGTTCACCTTCTATTTCCCCCTGGCCACGAGCATCCTCATCAGCGTCGTCCTCACGCTCATCTTCTGGTTCATCGGGAGAAAATAG
- a CDS encoding radical SAM protein, with amino-acid sequence METLKARLPGLRERLRSCTLCPRECRVDRLGGESGFCGLGAGAVLARALPHFGEEPPITGTAGAGTLFFTSCNLRCPFCQNYQISRERMGEPIDREALAGRMLELALKGCHNIELVTPTPQLPAILEALLAACEWGLHLPVVYNCGGYEKADVIALLDGIVDVWLPDFKYGSEQDALACSAPGDYAERALEAIEEMIRQAGERLQTAGGIARRGVIIRHLVLPGRVENSLEAVRLIAGNLSRKVPLSLMAQYTPIPAVADDPLMGRRVTREEYETVVDRALDLGFENLFIQDVDEQNLVPDFERAEPFTWE; translated from the coding sequence ATGGAAACCCTGAAGGCACGCCTCCCCGGCCTGCGGGAGCGGCTGCGCAGCTGCACCCTGTGCCCCCGGGAGTGCCGCGTTGACCGCCTCGGGGGGGAGTCGGGGTTCTGCGGTCTCGGCGCCGGGGCCGTCCTCGCAAGGGCCCTGCCCCACTTCGGCGAGGAGCCGCCCATAACCGGGACGGCGGGCGCGGGGACCCTCTTTTTCACCTCCTGCAACCTCCGGTGCCCCTTCTGCCAGAACTACCAGATCAGCCGCGAGCGGATGGGGGAGCCGATCGACCGGGAGGCGCTGGCGGGTCGCATGCTGGAGCTGGCGCTGAAGGGCTGTCACAACATCGAGCTGGTGACGCCCACGCCGCAGCTGCCCGCAATCCTTGAGGCCCTCCTGGCGGCCTGCGAGTGGGGGCTGCACCTCCCGGTCGTGTACAACTGCGGCGGCTACGAGAAGGCGGACGTCATCGCCCTTCTCGACGGCATCGTCGATGTCTGGCTGCCGGACTTCAAATACGGCAGCGAGCAGGACGCCCTGGCCTGCTCGGCGCCGGGCGACTATGCCGAGCGTGCCCTGGAGGCAATCGAGGAAATGATCCGGCAGGCCGGGGAGAGACTGCAGACGGCGGGCGGGATTGCCCGGCGGGGCGTGATCATCCGGCACCTCGTCCTGCCCGGTCGGGTCGAGAACAGCCTGGAAGCCGTCCGACTCATCGCCGGGAACCTCTCCAGGAAGGTCCCGCTGAGCCTCATGGCCCAGTACACGCCGATCCCGGCCGTGGCGGACGACCCGCTGATGGGACGCCGCGTGACGCGCGAGGAATACGAGACGGTGGTGGATCGCGCCCTCGACCTGGGATTCGAGAATCTCTTCATTCAGGACGTGGACGAGCAGAACCTCGTGCCGGACTTCGAGAGGGCGGAGCCCTTCACGTGGGAGTAA
- a CDS encoding polysaccharide deacetylase family protein — protein MPTVVLHLDFHLPLRLRKFGFFDIGQGRDYFDGEESRAALVRFAEGFALPATALMLRLVRRHRGRFRVSLSVSGMLLEQLEKGQKPLLESFRRLTDTGFAEFVCGTSHHSLASLFSEAEFRRQIALHRRMIRSRFGQAPKVFRNTDGIFDDAVARIARSMGFRVILAGGARDRDTGEPCTPWRYGTLTVLPRHGRLSDDMVRQEPGAFAVQLAEGFGGDEVISLVTDCGRFGEADPGGPALIRFLETVPGLLLRRRNWHFCTPSEAAALWAQAPAVRPFPPGTGREACLANHLQRDAADTLFAMEGRVRRSGSRRLLNTWRRLQASDYLDRMSTKGLSEGVPGGNGADFASPYDTYIHTMNILKDLSGRVEGRSGVRP, from the coding sequence ATGCCGACTGTCGTGCTCCATCTTGATTTCCACCTCCCGCTGCGGTTGAGGAAGTTCGGCTTCTTCGACATCGGGCAGGGGCGGGACTATTTTGACGGGGAAGAGAGCCGCGCGGCCCTCGTGCGGTTCGCCGAGGGGTTCGCCCTGCCGGCCACGGCGCTGATGCTGCGGCTCGTCCGGCGGCACCGGGGACGGTTCCGGGTTTCCCTCTCGGTCTCTGGCATGCTTCTTGAACAATTGGAGAAGGGGCAAAAGCCGCTCCTGGAAAGCTTCCGGAGGCTGACGGACACGGGCTTCGCGGAGTTCGTGTGCGGGACCTCCCACCACTCGCTTGCGTCGCTCTTCTCGGAGGCGGAATTCCGCCGTCAGATCGCCCTGCACCGCCGGATGATCCGGTCCCGGTTCGGCCAGGCCCCGAAGGTCTTTCGCAACACCGACGGCATCTTCGACGACGCCGTTGCGCGCATCGCCCGCTCGATGGGCTTCCGGGTGATCCTGGCCGGGGGGGCGCGCGACCGGGACACCGGCGAGCCGTGCACGCCCTGGCGGTACGGGACGCTGACGGTGCTGCCCCGGCACGGCCGGCTCTCCGACGACATGGTGCGGCAGGAACCCGGAGCGTTTGCCGTGCAGCTGGCCGAGGGCTTTGGCGGGGACGAGGTCATCAGCCTCGTGACGGACTGCGGGCGCTTCGGGGAAGCCGACCCGGGCGGCCCGGCGCTGATTCGCTTTCTCGAGACTGTCCCCGGCCTGCTGCTGAGGCGGCGCAACTGGCATTTTTGCACGCCCTCCGAGGCGGCGGCGCTCTGGGCGCAGGCCCCGGCGGTCCGGCCGTTCCCGCCGGGGACGGGGCGAGAGGCCTGCCTCGCGAACCACCTGCAGCGTGACGCCGCGGATACGCTCTTCGCGATGGAGGGGCGGGTCCGCCGGTCAGGCAGCCGAAGGCTTCTGAACACCTGGCGCAGGCTCCAGGCGTCGGACTACCTGGACCGCATGTCCACCAAAGGTCTGTCGGAAGGGGTCCCGGGCGGCAACGGCGCCGACTTCGCATCCCCGTACGACACCTATATCCATACCATGAATATCCTGAAAGACCTCTCCGGCAGGGTCGAGGGAAGGTCGGGGGTTCGTCCATGA
- a CDS encoding nicotinate-nucleotide adenylyltransferase, whose product MKWGLLGGTFDPIHLAHLRCAQEILENCSLDRIVFIPSATPPLKHGPGITPYVHRERMVRLAIEGNPAFTVSDIENRREGRSYTVDTIGYFKRTFGKDLEIFFILGQDAFGDIRRWKDWRRLLTLCHFVVMSRPGWRRDALRRALPAGDAARFAYDRRARAYRSPSGTLIAFAEVTALAIKATDIRERVRQGRSIRYLVPDEVREYIERHGLYKC is encoded by the coding sequence ATGAAGTGGGGACTCCTGGGCGGCACCTTCGACCCGATTCACCTAGCCCACCTGCGATGCGCGCAGGAAATCCTGGAAAACTGCAGTCTCGACAGGATCGTCTTCATTCCCTCGGCAACCCCTCCCCTGAAGCACGGCCCCGGCATCACCCCCTACGTGCACCGCGAGCGCATGGTACGCCTCGCCATCGAGGGCAATCCCGCCTTCACCGTCTCCGACATCGAGAACCGGCGCGAGGGACGCTCCTACACGGTGGACACGATCGGGTATTTCAAGAGGACCTTCGGAAAGGATCTGGAGATCTTCTTCATTCTCGGCCAGGACGCCTTCGGTGACATCCGGCGCTGGAAGGACTGGCGGCGACTGCTGACCCTGTGCCATTTCGTCGTCATGTCCCGGCCCGGCTGGCGCAGGGACGCGCTGCGCAGGGCCTTGCCCGCGGGGGATGCCGCGCGGTTCGCCTATGACCGAAGGGCGCGAGCCTACCGCAGCCCGTCGGGCACCCTGATCGCGTTTGCGGAGGTCACGGCGCTCGCCATCAAGGCGACGGACATCCGGGAGCGTGTCAGGCAGGGCCGGTCCATCCGGTATCTCGTCCCGGACGAGGTGCGGGAGTATATCGAGAGGCACGGGCTTTACAAATGCTAG
- a CDS encoding glutamate-5-semialdehyde dehydrogenase: protein MDIKDQVLRIAENARQAASAAANLSSAEKDEALAEMAVQLIHHTDDLIEENEKDVEAARKKGLSKAMIDRLTLDEKAIRAMSRGLEEVAALPDPVGKVTSMWRRPNGLLVGRMRIPLGVIGIIYESRPNVTVDAAALCLKAGNAVILRGGSEAIHSNRALSAILRSVLRVKGLPENVIQLVPMVDREAVNLLLQLEEHIDLIIPRGGEDLIRAVVSQSRIPVIKHYKGVCHVFVDESADLDMAVRICLNAKVQRPGVCNAMETLLVHEGVARTFLPAAAEALEKAGVVLRGCERTRAVLPGIAEATERDWHEEYLDLILAVKVVDGIDEAIRHIERYGSLHTESIVTRDYDNAQRFLREVNSSTVLVNASTRFSDGFQLGLGAEIGISTTKLHAFGPMGLEELTTQKFIIYGSGQVRTT, encoded by the coding sequence ATGGACATCAAGGATCAGGTCTTGCGGATCGCGGAGAACGCCAGGCAGGCCGCGTCGGCCGCAGCCAACCTATCGAGCGCGGAGAAGGATGAGGCGCTGGCCGAAATGGCCGTCCAGCTCATCCATCACACGGACGATCTGATCGAGGAGAACGAGAAGGACGTCGAGGCCGCCCGCAAAAAGGGCCTTTCGAAGGCCATGATCGACCGGCTCACCCTCGACGAGAAGGCGATCCGCGCCATGTCCCGGGGGCTCGAGGAAGTGGCCGCCCTGCCCGATCCCGTGGGGAAGGTCACGTCCATGTGGCGCCGGCCCAACGGGCTGCTCGTGGGCCGCATGCGGATCCCGCTGGGGGTCATCGGGATCATCTACGAGTCGCGCCCCAACGTGACGGTCGATGCGGCGGCCCTGTGCCTGAAGGCCGGCAACGCGGTCATCCTCCGGGGCGGCTCCGAGGCCATCCATTCCAACCGGGCCCTGAGCGCAATCCTGCGCAGCGTGCTCCGGGTCAAGGGGCTTCCCGAAAACGTCATTCAGCTCGTCCCCATGGTGGACCGCGAGGCCGTCAACCTGCTGCTGCAGCTCGAGGAGCATATCGATCTCATCATCCCCCGGGGGGGCGAGGATCTCATCCGGGCCGTGGTCAGCCAGTCGCGGATCCCCGTGATCAAGCACTACAAGGGGGTCTGCCACGTCTTCGTCGACGAGAGCGCCGATCTCGACATGGCCGTCCGGATCTGCCTCAACGCGAAGGTGCAGCGTCCGGGCGTCTGCAATGCCATGGAGACGCTGCTGGTCCACGAGGGCGTGGCGCGCACATTCCTGCCCGCCGCGGCGGAGGCCCTGGAGAAGGCGGGGGTGGTGCTCCGGGGCTGCGAGCGGACCCGGGCCGTCCTGCCGGGCATCGCGGAGGCCACGGAGAGGGACTGGCACGAGGAGTACCTCGACCTGATCCTAGCGGTGAAGGTCGTCGACGGGATCGACGAGGCGATCCGCCACATCGAGCGCTACGGGTCCCTGCACACGGAGTCGATCGTCACCCGCGACTACGACAACGCGCAGCGGTTCCTCCGGGAGGTGAATTCCTCGACGGTCCTCGTCAACGCCTCGACCCGCTTCAGCGACGGCTTCCAGCTCGGCCTCGGCGCCGAGATCGGGATCAGCACGACGAAGCTGCACGCCTTCGGGCCCATGGGGCTCGAGGAGCTCACGACGCAGAAGTTCATCATCTACGGCAGCGGGCAGGTGCGCACCACGTAA